The Oceanibaculum nanhaiense nucleotide sequence CGGCGGGGGACATTTGCGGATCGATCTTCAGATAGGCGAGCGATTTGTAGAGACGGTCCACATGTTCCTTCAGCTTGAAGATGCGGTGGCCGAAGGTCCGTGTCATATCGAACACGGCATCACCATATTTGAAACCGCGGTCGCGGAACGGGATCAGCACCTGGCTTTCCGGGACGATCTGGCCGTTGAAATAGGCGACGCGTTCGTTGGCGAGGGAATTCATGGGCAGCTCCCCGGTTTTGCGGCTTCTGTTTTGCGCCGACCCGTCCGGCTGGACGTCTGTCGGCAGGCCTTGGAAAATGTTAGGTATATTGAAGAGGAAGCAGCGGGGCCGCGCAATGCAAAGTCGGAGAATGTCGCCATGACAATCGGTATGGCCGCCATGCGCCCGCTCGCTGTCGCGCTGATCGGCCTTGTCCTCGGCCTTGTCGGCCTGGTCCTGGCGGCCGAGGCGCTGGCGCAGGCCCAGCCTCAGGGCCAGCAGCAGGGGCAGGGGAAGCAAGCCAGGGAGCAGCCGGCGGTGGCCCCCGCACAGTGCGCCCGCTTGCCTGGCGGGAATGCCCCTGTCCAGCGTATCGCACGGCTGTCCGGCCAGCTGTCGATCAACAGCCTGCGCTTCACCTATTTCGACAAGCCGCTGGCCGATCTGACATCCGCCGATTTTGACGAAATCGAAGCGTTGACCGCGACCTGCCAGGGCAGTGCCGGCGAGGCGATCAAGGAAATCCGTGCGTTCCGTTCGAAGGTGGAGGAGGCGAATGCCGCCCGCGGCAAGACCCTGAACTGGATCGAGAAGAGCCGTATCGAGATCGGCCGGATGAAGGGCGGCGCCGCCGATCTGGAGCGGCTGCAGGAATTATGGGTGGAGATGCTGTCGCGCACCGAGGAAATGCTGCCGACCGACCGGTCGCCGCTGGCGCGCGACATTGTCCTGAAGCAGGAGGCGATCTACAAGGCAACCGAGCTGCCGCGGCAATCGCCGGTCTGGCCGCCAGAACCCAATACCGGCCAATCCAATACTGGCCAGCCATCCCGATAGAGCCGTCCCGGTAGAGACGCCGCCGGCACAGTTCACGGCTTGCGTAATTTTCCGGATAGGATGAATATCAACATTCCTGCGTGACTGACGCTGAAGATGGGGCACCATCGGGGAGCGCGGGAGATAGCGGCCGCGCGTCTGGGCACTTCTCTATAGCGAACGGAGATTACGATGCCCGATACCGCCAGCCTGCTTGCCTTTGCCTTGATCGCCCTCGGCATGGTCCTGACGCCCGGACCGAACATGATCTATCTGATCTCGCGCTCGATCTGCCAGGGGCGGGTCGCGGGGCTGATCTCGCTGGGCGGCGTCGCGCTCGGCTTCGTCTTCTACATGCTGTGCGCTGCCTTCGGCATCACCGCCATCGTGCTGGCCGTGCCCTATGCCTATGACGCGCTGCGCTTTGCCGGCGCGCTCTATCTGCTGTGGCTGGCCTGGCAGGCGGTGCGACCGGGCGGCCGCTCACCCTTCCAGGTTAGGGCCCTGCCGGCGGACAGCCCGCGCAAGCTGTTCGCCATGGGCTTCCTCACCAATTTGCTGAACCCGAAGATCGCGGTGATGTATCTCTCCCTGCTGCCGCAATTTATCGATCCGGCACATGGCAGCGTGCTGACCCAGTCGCTGGCGCTGGGCGCCACGCAGATCGCCATCAGCGTTGCGGTGAACAGCGTGATTGCCATTGCCGCAGGGTCGATCGCGGCGTTCCTGATCGCCCGGCCGGGCTGGATATTGGTGCAGCGCTGGCTGATGGGGACCGTGCTGGCGGCAATGGCGGTCCGGATGGCGACCGAGGCCCGGCGCTGACCGGTCTTGCACTTTCACGTGGCCTTGATTGGACGTGAGGATCGTTTCCGGTCACGCTGTCTTGCATCGGGGAATTGTGGGGAGGGGTTCTATGCGCCGGTTCATTCTGCTGGCCATCACGCATGGCGGCGCGCTGGCCATTGGCTTCGCGCTCGGCATCTACATGCTGCCGATCCTGACCGCGCCGGCCTCGCCGGATGCTGGCATCCTCAGCGAACAGGCGCAGGGCGCCAGCTTCACGGCGGACTTCACGCGCGATCTGCGCGGCAGTGACTTCCTGCACTGGGGCGAGGGCAAGGTGAGCCTCACGCCGACCCGCATCGTGCATGAGGGAAAGCTGGCGCCGGGGCCGGACTACAAGCTCTATCTGCTCGACCGCTTCGTCGAGCATGAGGAGGAGTTCCTGCCGGTCAAGGCCACCGCCCGCCTGATCGGCGATGTGAAGAGCTTCGACGGTTTCGTGCTCGACCTGCCGCCGGGTGTCGATCCCGCCGCCTACACCACCGTGCTGATCTGGTGCGAATCCTTCTCCGAATTCATCACGGCGGCGAAGTACAGGTGAGGGGACAGGGATGCAGCGGATTAAGCGGCGAGAACAGCGATTTGCGATAATGGTTTCTGAGTAAAATCAGAAACCGTTTTTGCTTTTTAACTATCTAATATTTAGAAATAGTCTGCCGATAATCATCGAACGGGATTGATATTTTTTAATTAAACTTGAATATTATTATATAATTCACCATCTGCATTCTATATAGGCGCCCTGTCGCCGGTATTCTCCCTGGCATAGACAGGGCTTCCTTTGAACCTGACCTGGGCTTCCTTTGAACCTGAATCGCCATGCGGGCGCGGGTTTCCGGGCGGGTTCTGACAGCTTTCCAGGACTCTTCTCGCTGAGACCGGCACTGACCGTCTCGTCTGAATAATAATAAAAACGGTGGAAAATAAATAATGGCAACGATCATTGGTATGGACGCCAGCGATTTCCTCCTCGGCACTGCCGACGGCGATCTCGTCAATGGCGGGCTCGGGAACGACACCATCCGCGGCCTTGGCGGCAACGACACGCTGAACGGTGCCGAAGGCAATGACGATATCGATGGCGGCGACGGCAATGATCACCTGATCGGCGGCGCCGGCAACGACACGCTGCAGGGCGGCATGAACGCCGACACGCTGGAAGGCGGCGACGGAAATGACGTGCTGCGCGGCGGCAAGGGCTTCGACTCAATCAATGGCGGTGAAGGCGACGACACCCTCTATTCCGGCCTCGGCAACGACACGCTGACCGGCGGCGCCGGTGCTGACGTGTTTGTCGTGCGCGGCGCGGATGCCAACTTCCCGGGTGCGCTGAAGACCCCGACCATCACCGACTTCGTAGCCGGCACCGACAGCATCACCATCGAGGGTGCGACCGATGCCGACATCACCGCCGCGCTGGCCGCGCAGACCACGGTCGATGGCGGCGTCTCGGTCTCGATCAACGGCGCGACCATTGTCGTGACGGGCACCGGCCTGACCTCGCTGACCTCGGCCAACGTGTCGAACACGGTTCCGACCTCCAATCCGGGTGAGACCTTCGCCCTGACCACCGGCGTGGATAACATTGTGGGCACGACTGGTGATGACATGTTTATCGCCGATAACACGGGCGGCACTGCTTATCTGACCATCGGGGATCAGATCAATGGCGGTGACGGTATCGATACGCTGAAGATTTTTGGCACGGCCACTGGCAACAACCTGCTGACTGGCGTCTCGAATGTCGAAATGCTGAACCTGGTGAGCCCGGGCAACGTCGATATCAACCTGACCACCATCGCCGCGCCCTCCGGCCTGACCACGCTGAAGGTCGATCAGGTCAACGCGACCGGCACAAAGGCCTTCACTACGACCGGCCACAGCGGCGTGACCCTCGACCTCGCCACGCTGAACAACGCCGATGCCGGCGGCGCGCTGACCTGGGCAGCCAGCACCACCGACACCACGCTGAACCTGGAGCTCTCGGGCTACAGCAACACCGGTACTGCGCGAGACCTGACCATCACCGGTGCGGCGGCGACCACGCTGAACATCACCACCGACACGGCGGCCAGCAAGGTCGCCACGCTGACCGGCCCGGCCACGGCCACCACGGTGAACATCGCAGCGGCAACCGACCTGTCGTTCAGCACCTCGCTCACAGCCGTCGCCGCCAACACGATTAACATCTCCGGCGCCGGCACTGTGTTTATGGGCGGTACCGATTTCGCTGACACCATCACGGTCGATGGCACGGGCAACACCGGCGGCGTACACTATGCCATCGAGGGCGCAAACACGGCCCTGACCTTCAAGGGCGGCGCTGGCGGGGATAAACTATTCTATGTCAATGCGAACCTGGCGAAGGCCGTCTCTCTGGATGGCGGTGCGGGGACCGACGCCATTGTGTTTACCGACGCCACCACCCTTACGGCTCCGGGAACCCTGGCAACTAATGTCAATGCCCTCAAGAACTTCGAGGTTCTGCACTTCGTGGCGACAGGCAGCAGCCTTAACGTGTCGGTGATCGAGAACGGAATCAACAGCTTCCGGGTCGGCTCGGTCATTCCTGGCGCCGGCAACAACACCAGCTTCACGGCGAGCAATTCTCTGTCCACCAGCACCTACACCATCGACACCACCACTGATAATACGGGCACGGTGTCGATCGGCAACAAGGTGGGCGAGACCGGCACCACGGTGACGCTGGATGCCAGCACTGCGACCGCCAACCACACGCTGGCCGGATTGACCGTCACCGGCGTGACCACTGTGAACCTGGTCTCGACCGGCACCGGCACGGGGTCGGCGAACGTGATCACCACGCTGGCCAATGCCGACAACTCGGTGATCACCATCACCGGCTCGAAGGATCTGACCATCACCAACGCCATTGCCGGCACGGCGACCGGCTCTAGGGTGGATGCGTCTGCCCTCACCGGCAAGCTGGTCCTCACCGGCTCGGGCCAGGCCGATGTGATCACCGGCGGCTCGGCGGCGGACTCGCTGCTGGGCGGGGCCGGCGACGACACCATCAGCAGCGGCGACGGCAATGACTATATCTCCAGCGGGGCCGGCGCCGACGTGATCACCACCGGGGCGGGCAACGACCTGGTCGAGATGACGGCGAACGCCTCGGTGCTGACCTTCGCGACGGTCAGCGACTTCGCGGCGGGCGATGCGCTGTCCTTCGCCAACAAGGGCACGGAGGTCTTCACCACGGCAGCCGTCAGCCTGGGCGGCGGCTCGACGCTGACCGACTATATGAACGCGGCCGCGGCCGGCAATGGCGGTACCAACGGCATCGTCCGCTGGTTCCAGTTCGAGGGGAACACCTATGTCGTGCAGGACCTCTCCGCCGGCGCCACCTTCGTCGCCAACACCGACCGCGCGATCAAGCTCAACGGCCTGATCGACCTCTCCACCGCCACGCTGAGCACTGCCGACAACACGCTGACAAACGGCAGCGGTGCCACCGGCACCACCGCCCTCATCGTCAACCAGACCCTCACCGGCACCGCCGGCGCCGACAATCTCTCCGGTGGTGCGGGCAATGACACCATCACGGGCCTGGGCGACAACGATACGCTGAGCGGCGGCGACGGCAATGACAGCATTGACGGCGGCACCGGGGCTGATTCGATAAGCGGCGGCGACGGTAACGACACCATCACGGGCCTGGGCGGTGTCGATACGATGGATGGCGGCGGCGGCGTGGACACTTTCGTCTATACGGCGGTGGACGAGGGTGGTCCCGTCGGTGCCGCCGGTGTCTTCGGGGCCGGCGATACCATCAACGGCTTCACCGCGCCTGGCGCGGCCGGGGCGGTCGAACGGCTCGACTTCACCGGCATCACCAACATCCAGAATGTGGTCGGTGGTCAGGCCTCGTTCGAATCGGTTTCCTCCGGCGGCGCGACCGGCACCAACACGGTCATCTACATCAATAACGCGACGGCGTTTGCTCTTACCGATACGGGTAACGTTATTGGCGCCATCGGCAATTTCGCTGCGGCCGGCTTCGCAGCGGGCGATGTGCATATCTTCATCGTCGGCAATGGCGCCGGCACGACGTTCGGCATCTATGCCTATACGGAAGCCGATGGCAATGCGACGCTTGACCAGGCGGATTTCCGCCTGCTGGGACTGTGGATAACAGCGTCACCGGCTTCGACGGCCACAATATCGTCTAAGCGGTTTCCGTAAAGCTGGTTACTCGAAGCGACGAAAGACGATCCCCGTCTCCGGCAAGGAGGCGGGGATTTTCTTTTGCCGGCGGGCATGGCGCAGCGTCCCACCCGCTTCCCTCTGGCCGCGAAAAGCTCTAAGAGCTTTGGCGAGAAACGGATCAGAGGGAGCCACCAGAGATGCGCCAGTACAAGATCGCCGCCATTCCCGCCGATGGCATCGGGCCGGAAGTCATCGAGGCCGGTGTCGCGGTGCTGCAGGCGCTGGCGCAGCGCGCGGGCGATTTCGCGCTCGCCGTCGAGAGCTTCGACTGGGGCTCGGACTATTACAAGAAGCATGGCGTGATGATGCCGGCGGACGGGCTGCAGCAGCTGAAGCCGTTCGACGCCATCTATTTCGGCGCGGTCGGCGCGCCCGACGTGCCGGACCACATCACCCTGTGGGGGCTGCGCCTGCCGATCTGCCAGGGCTTTGACCAGTATGCCAATGTCCGCCCGACGCGCATCCTGCCGGGTATCGCCTCGCCGCTGCGCAATGTCGGCGTCGGCGATCTCGACTGGGTGATCGTGCGCGAGAATTCGGAGGGTGAATATTCCGGCCATGGCGGGCGGGCGCATAAGGGCCTGCCGGAGGAAGTCGGCACGGAAGTCGCCATCTTCACCCGTGTCGGCGTGACCCGCATCATGCGCTACGCCTTCAAGCTGGCTCAGGCGCGGCCGCGCAAGCTGCTGACCGTGGTCACCAAGTCGAACGCGCAGCGCCACGGCATGGTGATGTGGGACGAGATCGCCGCCGAGGTGGCGAAGGAATTCCCGGACGTGACCTGGGACAAGATGCTGGTCGATGCGATGACCGTGCGCATGACGCTGAAGCCGCAGAGCCTGGACACCATCGTCGCCACCAATCTGCACGCCGACATATTGTCCGATCTGGCCGGTGCGCTGGCCGGCAGCCTGGGCGTGGCGCCGACCGCAAATATCGACCCGGAGCGGCGCTTCCCCTCCATGTTCGAGCCGATCCACGGCTCCGCCTTCGACATCACCGGCAAGGGCATCGCCAACCCGGTCGCCACCTTCTGGACCGCAGCGCAGATGCTGGAGCATCTGGGCGAGACTGCCGCCGCCGCACGGCTGATGACAGCGGTGGAGCAGGTCTGCGCGGCGGGCATCCTGACGCCGGATGTCGGTGGCAATGCCACCACACGGGACGTTACCGACGCGGTGATCGGCGCGATCCGCGGGGCGAATGCGTAAGGACCGGGCGCCGCTACACTTTCCCGTGACACTTGGTCGCTCGGAATGCCAATGACTTGCACTATCGCTGCGGCGGGTGCTATTCGGCTGGGATAAGACGGGCGCCGGCCCGCCTTTCCGTTTTCCCCTGTCTTCCCGTTTTTCAGGGCAAGTGCAATTGACCGAAGGCATCGCGCCAGACCGGATTGTTCCGACCAGCACGCTTGCGCCGCAGGGCCGCACAGGCCGGCTGCGCGGCAGCCTGTCGGTATGGCCGGTGATCTCGGTCGTGATCGCGCTGCTGGTGGCGGTGCCGGTCCTTGTGGTCGGCGGGCATGTGTTCCAGCCGGCCGGCGAGGTCTGGCGGCATCTCGCCAGCACCGTGCTGTGGGACTATGTGCGCAACACGCTGGTGCTGCTGCTGGGGGTCGGGGCCGGCGTCGCGGTGATCGGCGTCGGCACGGCCTGGCTGGTCACCATGTGCCGGTTTCCGGGCGGGCGTGTCTTCGAATGGCTGCTGCTGCTGCCGCTGGCCTTTCCGGCCTATGTGCTGGCCTATGTCTATACCTACCTGCTGCAGTCTGGCGGGCCGGCGCAGATTGCGCTGCGCGAGATGACCGGCTGGCGTTATGGCGAGTACTGGTTCCCGGAGGTCTATTCCATCGAGGGCGCCATCGCGATGTTCGCGCTGGTGCTCTACCCCTATGTCTATCTGCTGGCGCGGGCCGCCTTCCTGTCGCAGTCGATCTGCGTGCTGGAGGTCAGCCGCACGCTGGGTTGCGGCCCCTGGCGCAGCTTCGTCCGCGTGGCGATCCCGCTGGCCCGCCCGGCCATCATCGGCGGTGTCACGCTGGCGCTGATGGAGACCATGGCGGATTTCGCCACCGTGCAGTATTTCGCGGTGAACACTTTCACCACCGGCATCTACCGCACCTGGTTCGGGCTGGGCGACCGGGTGGCGGCGGCGCAGCTGTCGGCGGTGCTGCTGGCGCTGGTGCTGGGGCTGCTGCTGCTGGAGCGGCTGTCGCGCGGCGAGGCGCGCTATCACCACACCTCGGGGCGCTACACGCATATCTCCCAGGTCCAGCTTCGCGGCTGGAAAGCGGCGCTGGCGGCGCTGGCCTGCGCCCTGCCGATCCTGCTGGGCGCCGTGCTGCCGGCCGCCGTGCTGGTGGAGATGCACCTGTCGGTCGGCGATCCCTATTTCGGCAGCCGCTTCATCGGCTATACCGTGAACAGCTTCGTCATCGCCGGCCTGGCGGCGGTGCTCGCGGTCATCCTGTCGCTGCTGATCGCCTATGGCCAGCGCCTGAAGCCGTCGGCGCTGGTGCGCGGGTCGGCGCGGGTGGCGGCGCTTGGCTATGCCGTGCCGGGCTCGGTCATCGCGGTCGGCATCCTGATTCCGCTGGCCGCCTTCGACAATGCGCTGGATGGCTGGATGCGTTCTTCCTTCGGCATCTCGACCGGGCTGTTGCTGAGCGGCACCATCGCGGCGCTGCTCTATGCCTATGTGGCGCGCTTCCTGGCGGTGTCGCTGAATGCGGTGGATGCCGGCCTCGCCAAGGTGACGCCCAGCATGGACCAGGCGGCCCGCACGCTGGGCAAGGGGCCGGCGCGCACGATCTGGCAGGTACATGTGCCGATGATCAGCGGCAGCGTGCTGACCGCCGGGCTTATCGTCTTCGTCGATGTGATGAAGGAACTGCCGGCGACTCTCATCGTCCGGCCGTTCAATTTCGATACGCTGGCGATCCGGGTGTACAGCCTGGCCTCGGACGAGCGGCTGGAGCAGGCCTCCACCGGGTCGCTCGCCATCGTGCTGGTCGGCATGGTGCCGGTGATCCTGCTCAGCCTGATGATCGCGCGCTCCCGGCCGGGGCAGCGGTAAGGCCATAAGAAAAGGGCGCGCCCCCCTGGGGAGAAACCCTGGGAGGACGCGCCCTTTCCGGTGGCGTAGGCCGGGTGGCTTACTTCCAGTCGGCCTGATCGGTGATCTGCAGCGCCTTCGAATTGTTCATCGCGAAGGTGTCCGCGTTCAGCTTGTCTTCCTTGAATTCGCCCCAGCTCTTCAGCGTGTCGTTCCACGCGACGCCCGGGACCGCCGGATATTCGTAATTGCCCTCCGCGAAGTATTTCTGGGCTTCCGGCGTGGTCAGGTATTCCAGGAACTTGATCGCGTTTTCCTTGTTCGGCGCGGTCTTCACGATGGCGGCGCCGCTGATGTTCACATGGGTGCCGCGGTCGTTCTGGTTCGGGAAGATGACGCCGACCTTGGCAGCCGCTTCCTGATCCGCCGGCTTGCCGTTGATCATCTGGCCCAGATAGTAGGTGTTGGAGACCGCGATATCGGCCTCGCCGGCGGCGACGGCGCGAATCTGGTCACGGTCGCCGCCCTTCGGCGCGCGCGCCAGGTTGGCGACGACGCCCTTCGACCATTCCAGCGTCTTTTCCGGGCCGTGTGCGGCCAGCATCGAGCCGACCAGCGACTGGTTGTAGATGTTGGTGGAGGAGCGGATCGCCAGCTTGCCCTTCCATTTCGGGTCGGCCAGATCCTCGTAACTGGAGATATCCGACGGCTTCACCCGGTCCTTGGCGTAGATGATGACGCGGGCGCGCTTCGACAGGCCGAACCAGTGGCCCTGCGGGTCGCGCAGATTGGCGGGGATCGCCTTCTCCAGCACCTCGGACTTGATCGGCTGCAGCACGCCAGCCTCCTCGGCACGGACCAGCCGGCCGGCATCGACGGTGATCAGTAGATCGGCCGGGCTGTTCTGGCCTTCGGCCTTAATACGCTCGATCAGCTGGTCGGCCTTGGCCTCGATCAGGTTCACCTTGATGCCGGTCTGCTTGGTGAAATTCTGGTACAGCGCGTCGTCCGTGTCGTAATGGCGCGCGGAATAGACATTCACCTCGGCGGCCTGCGCCAGGGATGGCGCGAAGCCGGTTCCCAGCGCCACGAGGCCAACGCCGGCGCCCAGCGCCAGCTTGTGGAAGAGCATTCGCATCTGGCAGGTCTCCTTCGTCCCGTCTATCACCCGCTGCTTGCGAGTGACTTTCAGTATCCTATAAAGGTGCTCCCAGTGCGAATGCAAGCGCTATTCACTTGCGTTCTCGATATCTCTTGTTGCCGCTGTGCCCCACCGTGCCTATCTCAGGAAAATGCTGCGGGGGCTTTCCCGTTTGGTAGCAGGGAGATGGTAGGAGGATGCAATCCAAGTTCTGGCTCTCGGGCGTCGTTCACGTTTTCGTGATCGGCTTGCTCGCCGGGTGTGCCTCGACCGGTCCGACGGATAACCCGATTCGCCGCAGCCTGACCTGGTTCAGCTATCTGGGCGGCGATGATCTCCGGGCCAGCTGCCAGCCCGGATCGCCGGAGCGCTACCGGTTCATCTACAATGCCCGCGCGGATGAGCAGATCAGAACCTACGACATCATCGTCAACCCGTCGGGCGCCCCATCGGCAGGGGGCCGGCTCGAGTCCCATGTCATCACCAATGGCGATCTCGACAGGCTGTCGGTGGTCGATCCGCTGCGTCCCTGGCGCGGGGAGGAGGCGGAAATTTCCATCAGCGCGGCGGATGTCGCGGCCCTGCGTTCTGCCCTGGCGGCCAGCGGTTTCGATCAGCCGGCGCCGCGCGGGACCTTCCTGCGCTCCGACGATTTCTACTGGATCGTCAGTGCCTGCCGGGATGGTGTCTTCCGGTTCAACGCCTACAGCCGCGATATGCCGTCCTTCCAGGCCATTCGCTTCGATGCGCCGCTCTACGCGATGGACCCGCTGACCGCACAGGTGGCGGTCAATCCGCCGCGCGAGCTGCATCTCGGGCCGTTCCTCAGCGCGCAGCAGATGTCCCGCCTGGCGCCGGGCATGTATGGCCCGCCGCCCTGGCAGGTGCAGGTTGGCGAGAACGGGCTGAAGACCGGCCTGTTCGAATAGGCCTGTTCGACTGGAGGGCCGCGCATCCGCGCCATGC carries:
- a CDS encoding LysE family translocator, with translation MPDTASLLAFALIALGMVLTPGPNMIYLISRSICQGRVAGLISLGGVALGFVFYMLCAAFGITAIVLAVPYAYDALRFAGALYLLWLAWQAVRPGGRSPFQVRALPADSPRKLFAMGFLTNLLNPKIAVMYLSLLPQFIDPAHGSVLTQSLALGATQIAISVAVNSVIAIAAGSIAAFLIARPGWILVQRWLMGTVLAAMAVRMATEARR
- a CDS encoding DM13 domain-containing protein produces the protein MRRFILLAITHGGALAIGFALGIYMLPILTAPASPDAGILSEQAQGASFTADFTRDLRGSDFLHWGEGKVSLTPTRIVHEGKLAPGPDYKLYLLDRFVEHEEEFLPVKATARLIGDVKSFDGFVLDLPPGVDPAAYTTVLIWCESFSEFITAAKYR
- a CDS encoding beta strand repeat-containing protein, with the translated sequence MATIIGMDASDFLLGTADGDLVNGGLGNDTIRGLGGNDTLNGAEGNDDIDGGDGNDHLIGGAGNDTLQGGMNADTLEGGDGNDVLRGGKGFDSINGGEGDDTLYSGLGNDTLTGGAGADVFVVRGADANFPGALKTPTITDFVAGTDSITIEGATDADITAALAAQTTVDGGVSVSINGATIVVTGTGLTSLTSANVSNTVPTSNPGETFALTTGVDNIVGTTGDDMFIADNTGGTAYLTIGDQINGGDGIDTLKIFGTATGNNLLTGVSNVEMLNLVSPGNVDINLTTIAAPSGLTTLKVDQVNATGTKAFTTTGHSGVTLDLATLNNADAGGALTWAASTTDTTLNLELSGYSNTGTARDLTITGAAATTLNITTDTAASKVATLTGPATATTVNIAAATDLSFSTSLTAVAANTINISGAGTVFMGGTDFADTITVDGTGNTGGVHYAIEGANTALTFKGGAGGDKLFYVNANLAKAVSLDGGAGTDAIVFTDATTLTAPGTLATNVNALKNFEVLHFVATGSSLNVSVIENGINSFRVGSVIPGAGNNTSFTASNSLSTSTYTIDTTTDNTGTVSIGNKVGETGTTVTLDASTATANHTLAGLTVTGVTTVNLVSTGTGTGSANVITTLANADNSVITITGSKDLTITNAIAGTATGSRVDASALTGKLVLTGSGQADVITGGSAADSLLGGAGDDTISSGDGNDYISSGAGADVITTGAGNDLVEMTANASVLTFATVSDFAAGDALSFANKGTEVFTTAAVSLGGGSTLTDYMNAAAAGNGGTNGIVRWFQFEGNTYVVQDLSAGATFVANTDRAIKLNGLIDLSTATLSTADNTLTNGSGATGTTALIVNQTLTGTAGADNLSGGAGNDTITGLGDNDTLSGGDGNDSIDGGTGADSISGGDGNDTITGLGGVDTMDGGGGVDTFVYTAVDEGGPVGAAGVFGAGDTINGFTAPGAAGAVERLDFTGITNIQNVVGGQASFESVSSGGATGTNTVIYINNATAFALTDTGNVIGAIGNFAAAGFAAGDVHIFIVGNGAGTTFGIYAYTEADGNATLDQADFRLLGLWITASPASTATISSKRFP
- a CDS encoding tartrate dehydrogenase — protein: MRQYKIAAIPADGIGPEVIEAGVAVLQALAQRAGDFALAVESFDWGSDYYKKHGVMMPADGLQQLKPFDAIYFGAVGAPDVPDHITLWGLRLPICQGFDQYANVRPTRILPGIASPLRNVGVGDLDWVIVRENSEGEYSGHGGRAHKGLPEEVGTEVAIFTRVGVTRIMRYAFKLAQARPRKLLTVVTKSNAQRHGMVMWDEIAAEVAKEFPDVTWDKMLVDAMTVRMTLKPQSLDTIVATNLHADILSDLAGALAGSLGVAPTANIDPERRFPSMFEPIHGSAFDITGKGIANPVATFWTAAQMLEHLGETAAAARLMTAVEQVCAAGILTPDVGGNATTRDVTDAVIGAIRGANA
- a CDS encoding ABC transporter permease yields the protein MTEGIAPDRIVPTSTLAPQGRTGRLRGSLSVWPVISVVIALLVAVPVLVVGGHVFQPAGEVWRHLASTVLWDYVRNTLVLLLGVGAGVAVIGVGTAWLVTMCRFPGGRVFEWLLLLPLAFPAYVLAYVYTYLLQSGGPAQIALREMTGWRYGEYWFPEVYSIEGAIAMFALVLYPYVYLLARAAFLSQSICVLEVSRTLGCGPWRSFVRVAIPLARPAIIGGVTLALMETMADFATVQYFAVNTFTTGIYRTWFGLGDRVAAAQLSAVLLALVLGLLLLERLSRGEARYHHTSGRYTHISQVQLRGWKAALAALACALPILLGAVLPAAVLVEMHLSVGDPYFGSRFIGYTVNSFVIAGLAAVLAVILSLLIAYGQRLKPSALVRGSARVAALGYAVPGSVIAVGILIPLAAFDNALDGWMRSSFGISTGLLLSGTIAALLYAYVARFLAVSLNAVDAGLAKVTPSMDQAARTLGKGPARTIWQVHVPMISGSVLTAGLIVFVDVMKELPATLIVRPFNFDTLAIRVYSLASDERLEQASTGSLAIVLVGMVPVILLSLMIARSRPGQR
- a CDS encoding Fe(3+) ABC transporter substrate-binding protein codes for the protein MRMLFHKLALGAGVGLVALGTGFAPSLAQAAEVNVYSARHYDTDDALYQNFTKQTGIKVNLIEAKADQLIERIKAEGQNSPADLLITVDAGRLVRAEEAGVLQPIKSEVLEKAIPANLRDPQGHWFGLSKRARVIIYAKDRVKPSDISSYEDLADPKWKGKLAIRSSTNIYNQSLVGSMLAAHGPEKTLEWSKGVVANLARAPKGGDRDQIRAVAAGEADIAVSNTYYLGQMINGKPADQEAAAKVGVIFPNQNDRGTHVNISGAAIVKTAPNKENAIKFLEYLTTPEAQKYFAEGNYEYPAVPGVAWNDTLKSWGEFKEDKLNADTFAMNNSKALQITDQADWK